One window of Cohnella hashimotonis genomic DNA carries:
- a CDS encoding sugar phosphate isomerase/epimerase family protein → MKHKFAVQLYTLREACERDFPGTLRTLGRMGWAGVETAGLHGHAAAEIAEVLREAGLKTAGMHISVERLRAEPDSVKAEARALGTNRLICPSVPHEWRNEQGYIRLREELNAAARELRGEGFTVAFHNHAFEFETRVGTTDALSYLLEPAPDNAILAEIDVYWVSKAGKDPAAFVAPYRGRMPTMHLKDMTADERSTYAEIGTGVIDFEPLLVWGERSGVEWYVVEQDICEGDALESVRISLDNLHALADRLGV, encoded by the coding sequence GTGAAGCACAAGTTTGCGGTGCAGCTGTACACGCTGCGCGAGGCATGCGAGCGGGATTTTCCCGGGACGCTCCGGACGCTCGGCCGGATGGGCTGGGCCGGCGTCGAAACGGCCGGTTTGCACGGCCATGCGGCAGCGGAGATCGCGGAGGTGCTGAGAGAAGCGGGACTGAAAACGGCGGGCATGCATATTTCCGTCGAGCGTCTGCGCGCAGAGCCGGACAGCGTCAAAGCGGAGGCGAGAGCGCTCGGCACCAACCGATTGATTTGCCCGTCCGTGCCGCATGAATGGCGCAACGAGCAGGGCTATATCCGACTGCGCGAGGAATTGAACGCGGCGGCGCGCGAGCTGCGGGGCGAGGGGTTCACGGTCGCTTTTCACAACCACGCCTTCGAATTCGAGACGCGCGTCGGCACGACGGATGCTCTGTCTTATCTGCTCGAGCCTGCGCCCGACAACGCCATATTGGCCGAGATTGATGTATACTGGGTGAGCAAAGCCGGAAAAGACCCGGCGGCATTCGTGGCGCCGTATCGCGGCCGCATGCCGACGATGCACCTGAAGGACATGACCGCCGACGAACGCAGCACGTACGCCGAGATCGGAACGGGCGTGATCGACTTCGAGCCCTTGCTTGTATGGGGGGAGCGCAGCGGCGTGGAATGGTATGTCGTCGAGCAGGATATCTGCGAGGGAGACGCGCTGGAAAGCGTTCGGATCAGCCTGGACAACCTGCATGCGCTGGCCGACAGACTGGGCGTCTAG